In bacterium, the following proteins share a genomic window:
- a CDS encoding NADH-quinone oxidoreductase subunit N, with protein sequence MNGFIAPSVGSQIDVLLPYLVVACGGLVVMLVDAFVNAKKKDHLSFLTLLVLLGAVLAQLTRGGAGDREIMAGMMTVGDYSRFFNYLFAGCGVLTTIFASATFDRDSRYRAEFYPLLLFSILGMMVLAAASDLLTVFLGIEMMSLAVYVLAGGVRGDVRSSEAGFKYLLLGGFASAFLLMGMALLYGFAGGTAFSDISRALGEGGNDLGLAILGGGLVLVGLGFKVAMVPFHMWTPDVYDGAPAYVTGFMATAVKAAGFAILIRIAWLMQPQLAFAWYPVLAALAVLTMTVGNLVALAQNSVKRLLAWSSIAHAGYLLLGVVTLISPAAGGSAQMVLGREVGESAGSALLFYLLAYSLMNLAAFGIIGSLGSKDGEADDIERYAGLSRRRPVSAAVLAMAMLSLAGIPPMVGFMSKFYLFSAVVRAGLIPLAVIGVINSLISVYYYLRVLVVMYMKQPEEDGYTGGEPIAVGAAAVLAVLVLLLGVAPDSVHRAALVIFRQIAF encoded by the coding sequence ATGAACGGATTCATTGCGCCGTCGGTCGGCAGCCAGATCGATGTCCTGCTGCCGTACCTGGTCGTAGCCTGCGGCGGGCTTGTCGTCATGCTCGTGGACGCCTTCGTCAATGCGAAGAAGAAGGACCACCTGTCCTTCCTGACGCTGCTGGTTCTGCTGGGCGCGGTCCTGGCGCAGTTGACCCGCGGCGGCGCCGGCGACCGCGAGATCATGGCCGGCATGATGACGGTGGGGGACTACTCCCGCTTCTTCAACTACCTGTTCGCCGGCTGCGGCGTGCTGACGACCATCTTCGCGAGCGCCACGTTCGACCGTGACTCGCGCTATCGCGCCGAGTTCTACCCGCTGCTGCTGTTCTCGATCCTCGGCATGATGGTGCTGGCCGCGGCCTCGGACCTGCTCACGGTGTTCCTGGGCATCGAGATGATGAGCCTGGCGGTTTACGTGCTGGCGGGCGGCGTGCGCGGCGACGTTCGCAGCAGCGAGGCCGGCTTCAAGTACCTGCTGCTGGGCGGGTTCGCCTCGGCCTTCCTGCTCATGGGCATGGCGCTGCTCTACGGCTTCGCCGGCGGCACGGCGTTCAGCGACATCTCGCGCGCCCTGGGCGAGGGCGGCAACGACCTGGGCCTGGCGATCCTCGGCGGCGGGCTGGTGCTGGTGGGCCTCGGCTTCAAGGTTGCGATGGTGCCGTTCCACATGTGGACGCCCGACGTCTACGACGGCGCCCCGGCCTATGTGACCGGTTTCATGGCCACGGCGGTCAAGGCCGCGGGCTTTGCGATCCTCATTCGCATCGCCTGGCTCATGCAGCCGCAGCTGGCCTTTGCCTGGTACCCGGTGCTGGCGGCACTGGCCGTGCTGACGATGACCGTGGGCAACCTGGTCGCCCTGGCGCAGAACAGCGTCAAGCGCCTGCTGGCCTGGTCATCGATCGCGCACGCGGGCTACCTGCTGCTCGGCGTGGTCACGCTCATCTCGCCGGCTGCCGGCGGCAGCGCCCAGATGGTGCTCGGCCGCGAAGTGGGCGAGTCGGCCGGTTCCGCGCTGCTGTTCTACCTGCTGGCCTACAGCCTGATGAACCTGGCGGCCTTCGGCATCATCGGTTCGCTGGGCAGCAAGGACGGCGAGGCCGACGACATCGAGCGCTATGCGGGCCTCAGCCGGCGGCGGCCCGTGTCGGCGGCCGTTCTGGCCATGGCGATGCTGTCGCTCGCGGGCATTCCCCCGATGGTCGGCTTCATGTCGAAGTTCTACCTGTTCTCGGCTGTCGTGCGCGCGGGCCTGATCCCGCTGGCTGTCATCGGCGTCATCAACTCGCTGATCTCGGTGTACTACTACCTGCGCGTGCTGGTGGTCATGTACATGAAGCAGCCCGAAGAGGACGGCTATACGGGCGGCGAGCCGATCGCCGTGGGCGCCGCCGCCGTGCTGGCGGTGCTGGTGCTCCTGCTGGGCGTGGCGCCCGACTCGGTGCACCGCGCGGCGCTGGTCATCTTCCGCCAGATCGCGTTCTGA
- a CDS encoding divalent-cation tolerance protein CutA, translating to MSANELMILTTTFPDRETAERVVGLLVDGGLAVCGQVGADLTSFYRWEGALCRTAEVAAVIKVLPERFDLCVGELKLQHPYDIPQMVAWPSGFVSRDYLAWAQGAGR from the coding sequence ATGAGCGCCAACGAACTGATGATCCTCACGACAACGTTCCCCGACCGCGAGACGGCCGAGCGCGTGGTGGGCCTGCTGGTGGACGGCGGCCTGGCCGTGTGCGGGCAGGTCGGCGCCGATCTCACCTCGTTCTACCGCTGGGAAGGCGCCCTGTGCCGTACGGCCGAGGTCGCGGCCGTCATCAAGGTGCTGCCGGAGCGCTTCGACCTTTGCGTCGGCGAACTGAAGCTGCAGCACCCCTACGACATCCCGCAGATGGTGGCCTGGCCGTCGGGCTTCGTCTCGCGCGACTATCTTGCCTGGGCACAGGGAGCCGGCCGCTGA
- a CDS encoding NAD-dependent succinate-semialdehyde dehydrogenase, whose translation MGVVTVNPATGDRLAEYPRQDAAAVFAALDRAVAAGREWAARPVAERAALLPPLAARLRARAPELARLMSLEMGKPVTEARGEVEKCAWLCEVYATQSAEWLADTPMKADGLHHHVAYQPLGVVLSIMPWNYPFWQALRFGVPTLTAGNTSLLKHASNVTGCGLAISELFAEAGYPAGTFQTIVCDHATIAGLVAHDDVRGLSLTGSVEAGRRIAELAGRHLKKVVLELGGSDPFIVLEDADLEAAVRGAVTGRMLCTGQSCIAAKRFIVARAVVAEFTERFAAAMAALPIGDPLDESTRVGAIVNEDEMKVLADQCADALASGARLLTGGRRLERAGCFFPPTVLADVTPGMAVWRDEVFGPIAPVMAVADDEEAVRLANASVFGLGGCVWTRDLERGERLARRLEAGTVFVNSIVKSDPRMPFGGVKQSGLGRELSWHGLREFTNVQGVNVYPA comes from the coding sequence ATGGGCGTCGTCACGGTCAATCCCGCCACCGGCGACAGGCTCGCCGAGTACCCGCGCCAGGATGCTGCGGCGGTCTTTGCCGCGCTCGACCGTGCCGTTGCCGCCGGGCGCGAGTGGGCCGCACGTCCCGTGGCCGAACGCGCGGCGCTGCTGCCGCCATTGGCGGCCCGGTTGCGGGCGCGGGCGCCGGAACTGGCCCGCCTCATGAGCCTGGAGATGGGCAAGCCCGTCACCGAGGCCCGCGGCGAGGTCGAGAAGTGTGCCTGGCTCTGCGAGGTGTACGCCACGCAAAGCGCCGAGTGGCTCGCCGACACGCCGATGAAGGCCGACGGGCTCCACCATCACGTGGCCTACCAGCCGCTGGGCGTCGTGCTCTCGATCATGCCCTGGAACTACCCGTTCTGGCAGGCCCTCCGCTTCGGGGTGCCTACGCTGACGGCCGGCAACACCAGCCTGCTCAAGCATGCCTCGAACGTGACCGGCTGCGGACTGGCGATCAGCGAATTGTTCGCCGAGGCCGGCTATCCCGCCGGCACGTTCCAGACCATTGTCTGCGACCATGCCACGATCGCCGGACTGGTCGCCCACGACGATGTCCGCGGCCTGTCGCTGACCGGCTCGGTCGAAGCGGGCCGGCGCATTGCCGAACTGGCGGGGCGCCACCTCAAGAAGGTCGTCCTGGAACTGGGGGGCAGCGACCCGTTCATCGTCCTGGAAGACGCGGACCTGGAGGCGGCCGTGCGCGGCGCCGTGACCGGGCGCATGCTCTGCACCGGGCAGAGCTGTATCGCCGCCAAGCGGTTCATCGTCGCGCGTGCGGTCGTCGCCGAGTTCACGGAGCGGTTCGCCGCCGCGATGGCGGCGCTGCCCATCGGCGACCCGCTGGATGAGAGCACGCGCGTGGGCGCCATCGTCAACGAGGACGAGATGAAGGTGCTGGCCGACCAGTGCGCCGACGCGCTGGCTTCCGGTGCGCGCCTGTTGACGGGCGGCCGTCGCCTCGAACGCGCCGGCTGCTTCTTCCCGCCCACCGTCCTGGCCGACGTCACGCCGGGCATGGCGGTCTGGCGCGACGAGGTCTTCGGTCCCATCGCGCCGGTCATGGCCGTGGCAGACGATGAAGAGGCAGTGCGCCTGGCCAATGCTTCGGTCTTCGGGCTCGGGGGTTGCGTCTGGACGCGTGATCTGGAACGCGGCGAGCGCCTGGCGCGCCGGCTCGAGGCCGGGACCGTGTTCGTGAACTCGATCGTCAAGAGCGACCCGCGGATGCCGTTCGGCGGCGTCAAGCAGAGCGGGCTGGGGCGGGAACTGTCCTGGCACGGCTTGCGAGAATTCACCAACGTTCAGGGCGTGAACGTCTATCCGGCATGA
- a CDS encoding NADH-quinone oxidoreductase subunit M, with amino-acid sequence MPFITDHILSWVTFLPLAGSLLLWTVVRREGPARLLALGIALLDFVLSLHLWFHFDPATGMDQFIEHAAWLADGRISYRLGMDGISLMLAMLTTFLGPLVILSTWKAVKDRVAEFLGFVLLLQTAMLGTFFARDMLLFYVFWEAMLIPMYFIIGVWGGQRRLYAAVKFFIFTMVGSVFMLIGIIYLYYQAGSMDLSAFLALHLPRQTQLWLFAAFFLAFAIKVPLWPLHTWLPDAHVEAPTAGSVILAGVLLKMGTYGMLRFAMPLFPEGVATFAPAISVLAVIGIIYGALVALVQPDVKKLVAYSSVSHLGFAVLGLFSLTPLGVAGSLFQMLAHGLSTGALFLLVGVIYERRHTREISEFGGLAHGMPVYATLFLITTLASIGLPGMAGFVAEFMILFGTFSSTTLAHGRLLTVLAATGVVLGAIYMLWMYQRVFFGRRDNPKNEGLSDLSVRELAVLLPLVVFMFWLGVRPGLVLDRVEASVARVLAPLAVEGTAPAGHGHGASVEIPALDLPDGQGRFVFGNAEMQ; translated from the coding sequence TTGCCGTTCATCACCGACCACATCCTGTCCTGGGTGACGTTCCTGCCGCTGGCCGGATCGCTGCTGCTGTGGACCGTCGTGCGCCGCGAAGGCCCGGCGCGGCTGCTGGCGCTCGGGATCGCGCTGCTCGATTTCGTGCTCTCGCTGCACCTGTGGTTCCACTTCGACCCGGCCACGGGCATGGACCAGTTCATCGAGCACGCCGCCTGGCTGGCCGACGGCCGCATCTCGTACCGCCTGGGCATGGACGGCATCAGCCTGATGCTGGCGATGCTGACCACGTTCCTCGGGCCGCTGGTCATCCTGTCGACATGGAAAGCGGTCAAGGATCGCGTCGCCGAGTTCCTGGGCTTCGTGCTGCTGCTGCAGACGGCCATGCTGGGAACGTTCTTCGCGCGCGACATGCTGCTGTTCTACGTGTTCTGGGAAGCCATGCTGATCCCGATGTACTTCATCATCGGGGTCTGGGGCGGCCAGCGGCGCCTGTACGCTGCCGTGAAGTTCTTCATCTTCACGATGGTCGGCTCGGTGTTCATGCTGATCGGCATCATCTACCTGTACTACCAGGCCGGCAGCATGGACCTCTCGGCGTTCCTGGCGCTGCACCTGCCGCGGCAGACGCAGCTGTGGCTCTTTGCCGCGTTCTTCCTCGCGTTCGCCATCAAGGTGCCGCTGTGGCCGCTGCACACCTGGCTGCCCGACGCGCACGTCGAAGCGCCCACGGCCGGTTCGGTGATCCTGGCCGGCGTGCTCCTTAAGATGGGCACTTACGGCATGCTCCGCTTCGCGATGCCGCTGTTCCCCGAGGGCGTGGCGACGTTTGCGCCGGCGATCAGCGTGCTCGCGGTGATCGGCATCATCTACGGGGCGCTCGTGGCGCTGGTGCAGCCGGACGTCAAGAAGCTCGTGGCCTACTCCTCGGTCAGCCACCTGGGCTTCGCGGTGCTGGGCCTGTTCTCGCTGACGCCGCTGGGCGTGGCCGGCAGCCTGTTCCAGATGCTGGCGCACGGCCTGTCCACCGGCGCGCTGTTCCTCCTGGTCGGCGTCATCTACGAGAGGCGGCACACCCGCGAGATCTCGGAGTTCGGGGGCCTGGCCCACGGCATGCCGGTGTACGCGACGCTGTTCCTGATCACGACGCTGGCCAGCATCGGCCTGCCGGGGATGGCTGGTTTCGTGGCCGAGTTCATGATCCTCTTCGGGACGTTCAGCAGCACCACGCTGGCCCACGGCCGGTTGCTGACCGTGCTGGCGGCCACGGGCGTCGTGCTGGGCGCCATCTACATGCTGTGGATGTACCAGCGCGTCTTCTTCGGGCGGCGTGACAACCCGAAGAACGAGGGCCTGAGCGACCTGTCGGTTCGCGAGCTGGCGGTGCTGCTGCCGCTGGTCGTGTTCATGTTCTGGCTGGGCGTGCGCCCCGGCCTGGTCCTTGACCGCGTGGAAGCGAGCGTGGCCCGCGTGCTGGCGCCGCTGGCGGTCGAGGGTACGGCGCCGGCCGGTCACGGCCATGGCGCCTCGGTGGAGATTCCCGCGCTGGACCTGCCGGATGGGCAGGGGCGGTTCGTGTTCGGCAACGCGGAGATGCAGTGA
- a CDS encoding glycosyltransferase family 4 protein has translation MRIAFVAQPIDPALPPRQNSIGLIVHHTARRLVGRHEVTIFVNRRHNPPQNRPDDGIDYRFIDDWPDTPLLNLLAKYPNYVSQERIIRSGLYYGGFARAVARQLRGGRFDWVHVLNFSNFLPVFRQAAPRSRLALEMQCEWLTQFSPTSVRRRLRCADLVTGSSGYIADLIRQAHPQVDGFCVPLYNGFEPERFTAAADAGRSDARPTTVLFVGRLSPEKGVHTLLEAMDLVCRERPDARLDLVGPQVSLPLEYIVGISEDPRVRALSAYYDGTVCSDYQAWLRARAEQGALAGKVRFVGPVPQTDLPRLYAAADVLANPSFSESFGMSLVEGMATGMPVVATRIGGMPEIVVPGVTGFLREAGDVQGLAADLLAGLDSASRRDELGAAGRKRALDVFTWDARARRLEGLFAAPRG, from the coding sequence ATGCGCATCGCCTTCGTGGCGCAGCCCATCGACCCGGCCCTGCCGCCGCGCCAGAATTCGATCGGGTTGATCGTGCATCACACGGCCCGTCGGCTGGTCGGCCGCCACGAAGTGACGATCTTCGTGAACCGGCGCCACAACCCACCGCAGAACCGGCCGGATGACGGCATCGATTATCGTTTCATCGACGACTGGCCGGACACGCCGCTGCTGAACCTGCTGGCGAAGTACCCGAACTACGTGTCGCAGGAGCGCATCATCCGGTCGGGGCTCTACTACGGCGGCTTTGCGCGCGCGGTGGCGCGCCAGCTGCGCGGCGGCAGGTTCGACTGGGTGCACGTGCTGAACTTCTCGAACTTCCTGCCGGTGTTCCGGCAGGCGGCGCCGCGATCGCGCCTGGCCCTCGAGATGCAGTGCGAGTGGTTGACCCAGTTCTCGCCGACCAGCGTGCGGCGCCGGCTGCGCTGCGCCGACCTGGTCACCGGTTCGAGCGGCTACATCGCCGACCTGATCCGCCAGGCCCATCCGCAGGTGGACGGTTTCTGCGTGCCGCTGTACAACGGGTTCGAGCCGGAGCGTTTCACAGCCGCCGCCGACGCCGGACGGAGCGATGCCCGTCCGACCACGGTGCTCTTCGTGGGCCGGCTCTCGCCGGAGAAGGGTGTGCACACGCTCCTGGAGGCGATGGACCTGGTCTGCCGCGAGCGTCCCGATGCGCGGCTGGACCTGGTGGGGCCGCAGGTGTCGCTGCCGCTGGAGTACATCGTGGGCATCAGCGAGGACCCGCGCGTGCGGGCGCTGTCCGCCTACTACGACGGCACCGTCTGCAGCGACTACCAGGCGTGGCTGCGCGCGCGGGCCGAGCAGGGCGCGCTGGCCGGCAAGGTGCGATTCGTGGGGCCGGTGCCGCAGACCGACCTGCCGCGCCTGTACGCGGCGGCCGACGTGCTGGCCAACCCTTCGTTCAGCGAGTCGTTCGGCATGAGCCTGGTCGAGGGCATGGCCACCGGGATGCCGGTCGTGGCCACGCGCATCGGCGGCATGCCGGAGATCGTCGTGCCCGGCGTGACCGGCTTCCTGCGCGAAGCGGGCGATGTCCAGGGCCTGGCGGCCGACCTCCTGGCCGGACTGGATTCCGCGTCGCGGCGCGACGAGCTGGGCGCCGCCGGCCGCAAGCGGGCGCTGGATGTCTTCACCTGGGACGCGCGGGCGCGGCGGCTGGAAGGCCTGTTCGCAGCTCCGCGAGGCTGA
- a CDS encoding SAM-dependent chlorinase/fluorinase, whose product MARGVLTLLTDFGRRDPGVAELTGAVLSAWARHPHSEPQPTLVDLTHDIPRGDIAAGSWFLERAAATFPPGTVHLAVVDPGVGSTRPAVACTARGQCFVGPGNGLLAFLAAEPDLLVVRLEEMCGRGHPRTGLVSATFHGRDLFAPAAARLALGEPVALLGPAEEAGALGLPPVGAVHGDPPRLVWIDAFGNAISDLAVETPAGRRLAAGAGLVVGDKAVPGPFPNYAAAPPGPAFWYWGSGGTVEIGVPGGSAAERLGLQRGLALKVIDP is encoded by the coding sequence ATGGCGCGCGGCGTCCTGACCCTGCTGACCGACTTCGGCCGGCGCGATCCCGGGGTGGCCGAGCTCACGGGCGCGGTGCTGTCGGCGTGGGCGCGCCACCCGCACAGCGAGCCGCAGCCGACGCTCGTCGACCTGACGCATGACATCCCGCGCGGCGACATCGCCGCCGGCTCCTGGTTCCTCGAACGCGCAGCGGCCACGTTCCCGCCGGGCACGGTCCACCTGGCGGTCGTCGACCCGGGAGTCGGCTCGACTCGGCCGGCGGTGGCCTGCACGGCTCGCGGGCAGTGCTTCGTCGGGCCGGGCAACGGCCTGCTGGCGTTCCTGGCCGCCGAGCCCGACCTGCTGGTCGTGCGCCTGGAGGAGATGTGTGGACGCGGGCACCCGCGCACGGGCCTGGTCAGCGCCACCTTCCACGGCCGCGACCTGTTCGCGCCGGCAGCGGCACGCCTGGCGCTGGGTGAGCCGGTGGCTTTGCTGGGCCCTGCTGAAGAAGCCGGTGCGCTGGGGCTGCCGCCGGTCGGGGCTGTGCACGGGGATCCGCCGCGCCTGGTCTGGATCGACGCCTTCGGCAACGCCATCAGCGACCTGGCCGTCGAGACGCCGGCCGGGCGGCGGCTGGCCGCCGGTGCTGGCCTGGTCGTGGGCGACAAGGCGGTGCCGGGGCCGTTCCCGAACTACGCCGCGGCGCCGCCCGGGCCGGCTTTCTGGTACTGGGGGAGTGGGGGCACCGTCGAGATCGGTGTGCCCGGCGGCAGTGCCGCCGAGCGCCTCGGACTGCAGCGGGGACTGGCCCTGAAGGTGATCGATCCGTAA
- a CDS encoding PhoH family protein produces MPVPAGRSFLLDTNVLLHDADSLHAFEEHNLILTIDVLEELDRFKRGNDEKGRNARRVIRDIDALRDGSSLSQGVPLPGGGKIFILVRSFTEHLPTGMDRSQPDNRILSAACAMNKAGANITFVSKDINARVKADALGIRAEDFLNRVVNFDELYTGWSEHVVSDALINDFYAGRPVKLDVGLCPNEGVLLKSADNPKHTARGIFRGDTGLIEALQHGDSRPWGLGARNLQQQFALELLMREDIRLVTMLGQAGTGKTLLALAVGLQLVAEEKRYRRIMVSRPIMPLGKDIGYLPGSKDEKLSSWMQPVSDNLQFLVDPKLEHAGDKVQYLYDTGVVEAEAVTYIRGRSLPKVFIIIDEAQNLTPHEVKTVVSRAGEDSKVILTGDAYQIDNPYLDASSNGLTYVVERFKQHPIHGHITLAKSERSELASLAAELL; encoded by the coding sequence ATCCCCGTTCCCGCCGGCCGCAGCTTCCTGCTCGACACCAACGTCCTGCTGCACGACGCCGACAGCCTGCACGCGTTCGAGGAACACAATCTCATCCTGACGATCGACGTGCTCGAGGAGCTGGACCGCTTCAAGCGCGGCAACGACGAGAAGGGCCGCAACGCACGGCGCGTGATCCGCGACATCGACGCCTTGCGCGACGGCAGTTCGCTCAGCCAGGGCGTGCCCCTGCCCGGCGGCGGCAAGATCTTCATCCTCGTGCGCAGCTTCACCGAGCACCTGCCCACGGGCATGGACCGCAGCCAGCCGGACAACCGGATCCTGTCGGCCGCCTGCGCCATGAACAAGGCCGGCGCCAACATCACCTTTGTCTCGAAGGACATCAACGCGCGCGTGAAGGCCGACGCGCTGGGCATCCGCGCCGAGGACTTCCTCAACCGCGTCGTCAACTTCGACGAGCTCTACACCGGCTGGAGCGAGCACGTCGTCTCCGACGCATTGATCAACGATTTCTACGCGGGCCGCCCCGTGAAGCTGGATGTGGGCCTGTGCCCGAACGAGGGCGTGCTGCTCAAGTCGGCCGACAATCCCAAGCACACCGCGCGCGGCATCTTCCGCGGCGACACCGGCCTGATCGAGGCGCTGCAGCACGGCGACAGCCGGCCCTGGGGCCTGGGCGCGCGCAACCTGCAGCAGCAGTTCGCCCTGGAACTGCTCATGCGCGAGGACATCCGCCTGGTGACCATGCTGGGGCAGGCAGGCACGGGCAAGACGCTGCTGGCGCTGGCCGTGGGCCTGCAACTGGTGGCCGAGGAGAAGCGGTACCGGCGCATCATGGTGTCGCGGCCGATCATGCCGCTGGGCAAGGACATCGGCTACCTGCCCGGCTCGAAGGACGAGAAGCTCAGCAGCTGGATGCAGCCGGTTTCGGACAACCTGCAGTTCCTCGTGGACCCGAAGCTGGAGCATGCGGGCGACAAGGTGCAGTACCTGTACGACACGGGCGTGGTCGAGGCCGAGGCGGTCACCTACATCCGCGGTCGCAGCCTGCCGAAGGTGTTCATCATCATCGACGAGGCGCAGAACCTGACGCCGCACGAAGTCAAGACGGTGGTCAGCCGTGCGGGCGAGGACTCGAAGGTGATCCTGACGGGCGATGCGTACCAGATCGACAACCCGTACCTGGACGCGTCGTCGAACGGCCTGACGTACGTGGTCGAGCGCTTCAAGCAGCATCCGATCCACGGGCACATCACGCTGGCCAAGAGCGAACGCAGCGAACTGGCCTCGCTGGCGGCCGAGCTGCTGTAG
- a CDS encoding NifU family protein encodes MKDRILAVLDEIRPTLQADGGDIEFIDFHEGIVTVRMRGACGSCPMSMVTLKQGVEARMKARIPEVLRVEQI; translated from the coding sequence ATGAAAGACAGGATCCTGGCCGTCCTCGATGAGATCCGGCCGACCCTGCAGGCCGACGGCGGCGACATCGAGTTCATCGACTTCCATGAGGGCATCGTCACCGTGCGCATGCGCGGCGCCTGCGGCTCATGCCCGATGAGCATGGTCACCCTGAAGCAGGGCGTCGAGGCTCGCATGAAGGCACGCATCCCCGAGGTGCTGCGGGTCGAGCAGATCTGA
- a CDS encoding ABC transporter permease encodes MRKNGLQEFWAYRELLFFMVWRDLKVRYKQTLLGVAWAVIQPLASTLIFFLLFGKMAKMPSDGIPYPVFAYLGMAVWTYFAGAVSYSSNSLVNNSQLLTKVWFPRLIIPTAGVLSLLPDFLIASVVGVVLMFVYGVTPSWTFLLWPLLVPVMVVLALGASLILATLNVRYRDVKYAIPFLLQMWMFLTPIIYPVSIVPEKWQPLLLLNPMVGVVDAFRATALTGRPLEWGTLGAALGVGLVVLLIGLRYFTKAEREFADVI; translated from the coding sequence ATGCGAAAGAACGGCCTGCAGGAATTCTGGGCCTACCGCGAACTGCTCTTCTTCATGGTCTGGCGTGACCTGAAGGTGCGCTACAAGCAGACGCTGTTGGGGGTGGCCTGGGCGGTCATCCAGCCGCTGGCCAGCACGCTGATCTTCTTCCTGCTGTTCGGGAAGATGGCGAAGATGCCCAGCGACGGCATTCCGTACCCGGTGTTCGCCTACCTCGGCATGGCCGTGTGGACGTATTTCGCCGGCGCGGTGTCCTACTCGTCGAACAGCCTGGTGAACAACAGCCAGCTGCTGACCAAGGTGTGGTTCCCGCGGCTCATCATCCCCACGGCGGGCGTGCTCAGCCTGTTGCCCGACTTCCTGATCGCCTCGGTGGTGGGCGTGGTGCTGATGTTCGTCTACGGCGTGACGCCTTCCTGGACGTTCCTGCTGTGGCCGCTGCTGGTGCCGGTGATGGTCGTGCTGGCGCTCGGGGCCAGCCTCATCCTGGCCACGCTCAACGTGCGCTACCGCGACGTCAAGTACGCCATCCCGTTCCTGCTGCAGATGTGGATGTTTCTCACGCCGATCATCTATCCGGTCAGCATCGTGCCCGAGAAGTGGCAGCCGCTGCTGCTGCTCAATCCCATGGTGGGCGTCGTCGACGCCTTCCGCGCCACGGCCCTCACCGGGCGTCCGCTCGAGTGGGGAACGCTGGGCGCGGCCCTGGGCGTGGGCCTCGTTGTCCTGTTGATCGGGTTGCGCTACTTCACGAAGGCCGAACGCGAGTTCGCGGACGTCATCTAG
- a CDS encoding inositol monophosphatase: MSDHLEEQLFCLRELVLAAGGLQLDCLGRIMQVEAKGATEFVTDVDRRVEELLLEGLAHDFPEDAVVAEESGLRTGSPGGRTWYVDPLDGTTNYAHGYPIFAVSAGCVGPDGLELGAVFLPYLDELYLAHRGGGAILERPRHGGSLPLETRRPVALEQALLATGFPYVRDQAVDRTLAAVGAFLKAPCHGIRRGGSAAADLVHVAAGKLDGYFELRLRPWDTAGGTLIAREAGAIVTDLSGAHVTVPDLGVVAAAPGLHARMLEMLAATAGPEKA; this comes from the coding sequence GTGAGCGACCACCTGGAAGAACAGCTCTTCTGCCTGCGTGAACTGGTACTGGCAGCAGGGGGCCTGCAACTGGACTGCCTGGGCCGCATCATGCAGGTGGAAGCCAAGGGCGCGACCGAATTCGTGACCGACGTCGACCGACGTGTCGAGGAACTGCTGCTGGAGGGCCTGGCCCACGACTTCCCCGAGGACGCGGTCGTGGCCGAGGAGTCGGGCCTGCGCACCGGTTCTCCCGGCGGTCGCACCTGGTACGTGGACCCGCTCGATGGAACCACGAACTACGCGCACGGTTACCCGATATTTGCCGTCTCAGCGGGTTGCGTGGGTCCCGACGGCCTGGAACTGGGCGCCGTGTTCCTGCCGTACCTCGACGAGCTCTACCTGGCCCATCGCGGCGGCGGCGCCATCCTCGAGCGGCCGCGACATGGCGGCAGCCTGCCGTTGGAGACGCGCCGCCCGGTCGCACTCGAGCAGGCGTTACTGGCCACCGGCTTCCCGTACGTGCGCGACCAGGCGGTCGACCGCACGCTGGCTGCCGTCGGCGCCTTCCTGAAGGCGCCCTGCCACGGGATCCGTCGCGGCGGCAGTGCCGCTGCGGACCTCGTACACGTGGCGGCGGGCAAGCTCGACGGCTACTTCGAACTGAGGCTGCGGCCCTGGGACACGGCCGGCGGCACGCTCATCGCGCGCGAAGCCGGCGCCATCGTGACCGACCTCTCGGGCGCCCACGTCACGGTGCCCGACCTCGGGGTCGTGGCCGCCGCGCCGGGGCTCCACGCCCGCATGCTGGAAATGCTGGCCGCGACGGCCGGACCGGAGAAGGCATGA